Proteins encoded within one genomic window of Methanothrix harundinacea 6Ac:
- a CDS encoding V-type ATP synthase subunit A, whose product MEVGTGKVHRVAGPVVQATGLKSHMYDLVLVGEEGLMSEIIGIAGDKHVIQVYEDTAGVKPGEPVKETGAPLVAQLGPGILTSIYDGIQRPLPQLVEASGNFISRGLFVDGIDHKKKWEFTPVVKKGDKVEPGQTIGTVQEQLLIKHKIMVPPGKRGTVKEIKSGNFTVEETICVLEDGTELPMIQYWPVRRARPSRIKQAPTIPLRTGQRVIDGFFSLAKGGTAAIPGGFGTGKTVMQQTLSKWSDVDIVVYVGCGERGNEMADLLHEFPELVDPRTNRPLMERSIVYANTSNMPVAAREASIYTGITTAEYYRDMGYDVMMTADSTSRWAEAMRELSSRLEEMPGEEGYPAYLGARLADFYERSGRVTTLEGTEGSISIVGAVSPPGGDFTEPVTQNTLRITKVFWALDSKLTQRRHFPSINWLDSYSLYDLALEPWFVENVSPDWNKNKRRAMEILQENAELEEIVMLVGSDALPEDQQLTLEVARMIINFWLAQSAFHPVDTFCPYKKQFDLLKAILSFRDHAFEALARGVPTDVILGTPSKDALAKVRLIEDYEPELSRVLAQMESEFKTMS is encoded by the coding sequence ATGGAAGTAGGCACGGGCAAGGTTCACAGAGTTGCCGGGCCGGTGGTGCAGGCTACAGGTCTCAAATCTCACATGTACGACCTGGTCCTGGTCGGCGAAGAGGGGCTGATGAGCGAGATCATCGGCATCGCCGGGGACAAGCACGTCATCCAGGTTTACGAGGATACCGCGGGCGTCAAGCCTGGGGAGCCCGTCAAGGAGACTGGAGCACCGCTGGTAGCACAACTCGGTCCAGGGATTCTTACCTCTATTTATGACGGCATCCAGAGACCTCTCCCCCAGCTGGTGGAGGCGTCTGGAAACTTCATCAGCAGAGGTCTATTCGTTGATGGTATCGACCACAAGAAGAAGTGGGAGTTCACCCCCGTCGTTAAGAAGGGCGACAAGGTGGAGCCCGGGCAGACCATCGGTACTGTCCAGGAGCAGCTCCTCATCAAGCACAAGATCATGGTGCCCCCAGGGAAGAGGGGGACAGTAAAGGAGATCAAGTCCGGAAACTTCACCGTCGAGGAGACGATCTGCGTCCTGGAGGACGGGACGGAGCTCCCCATGATCCAGTACTGGCCGGTCCGAAGAGCGAGGCCATCACGGATCAAGCAGGCCCCCACCATCCCCCTGAGGACTGGGCAGAGGGTCATCGATGGCTTCTTCTCCCTGGCCAAGGGCGGCACTGCGGCCATCCCCGGAGGGTTCGGCACCGGAAAGACGGTCATGCAGCAGACCCTCTCCAAGTGGTCTGACGTCGACATCGTCGTCTACGTCGGCTGCGGCGAGCGCGGCAACGAGATGGCAGACCTGCTCCACGAGTTCCCGGAGCTGGTGGACCCCAGGACCAACAGGCCCCTGATGGAGAGGTCCATCGTCTACGCCAACACTTCCAACATGCCCGTGGCCGCCCGAGAGGCGTCCATCTACACCGGCATCACCACCGCAGAGTACTACCGAGACATGGGATACGACGTGATGATGACCGCCGACTCCACCTCTCGATGGGCCGAGGCGATGAGAGAGCTCTCCAGCCGTCTTGAAGAGATGCCTGGTGAGGAAGGATATCCCGCTTACCTCGGGGCTAGGCTCGCCGACTTCTACGAGAGGTCCGGCAGGGTGACGACCCTGGAGGGGACCGAGGGTTCCATCAGCATCGTCGGAGCCGTCAGTCCGCCCGGCGGAGACTTCACCGAGCCCGTCACTCAGAACACCCTCCGTATCACCAAGGTATTCTGGGCCCTCGACTCGAAGCTCACTCAGAGGCGTCACTTCCCGTCGATTAACTGGCTGGACAGCTACTCCCTCTACGACCTGGCCCTGGAGCCCTGGTTCGTTGAGAACGTCTCACCTGACTGGAACAAGAATAAGAGGCGGGCCATGGAGATCCTCCAGGAGAACGCCGAGCTGGAAGAGATCGTGATGCTCGTCGGATCCGACGCCCTCCCCGAGGACCAGCAGCTGACCCTCGAGGTCGCGAGGATGATCATCAACTTCTGGCTGGCTCAGAGCGCCTTCCACCCGGTCGACACCTTCTGCCCATACAAGAAGCAGTTCGACCTCCTCAAGGCTATCCTCTCGTTCAGGGACCACGCCTTCGAGGCTCTCGCCCGGGGCGTTCCCACCGATGTGATCCTCGGAACGCCCTCAAAGGACGCCCTGGCGAAGGTCAGGCTCATCGAGGACTACGAACCCGAGCTTTCCAGGGTATTGGCTCAGATGGAGAGCGAGTTCAAGACGATGTCATGA
- a CDS encoding V-type ATP synthase subunit F codes for MQIAVIGSGDAVIGFTLAGVRKAYEATTQEELISKIETVMADPEVGIVVLSQGDFNNLPSRLRGTLTESVKPTVIAIGTEQSTEMREKIKRAIGVDLWK; via the coding sequence ATGCAGATTGCAGTTATCGGCAGCGGTGATGCTGTAATCGGCTTCACCCTGGCTGGGGTGAGGAAAGCTTACGAGGCCACTACCCAGGAGGAGCTCATCTCAAAGATCGAAACGGTGATGGCGGACCCCGAGGTCGGGATCGTCGTTCTGAGCCAGGGGGACTTCAACAATCTGCCTTCCAGGCTCAGGGGTACGCTGACGGAATCCGTCAAGCCAACGGTGATAGCCATCGGAACTGAGCAGAGCACAGAGATGAGAGAGAAGATTAAAAGGGCAATAGGTGTTGATTTATGGAAGTAG
- a CDS encoding V-type ATP synthase subunit C translates to MPVLRLPKFGKPVKYAYITGRVRAMKTKLIPHEMYQRMLGMDIPEITRYLEETQYKEEIDLMAKDHSGAELVEFATFANLAKTYRKLLDVSIDEPQFLILEYLRRWDIWNIKTILRGKFYGASEEEITKYLVPAGELDMEFLEGLVKKERVEEVISAFDGTDYYEALAHYDGQMLSSVENALDKLYYFRMERAVGGTLSVGGGLLLKYVRKEIDVKNLVTLFRMNKAGIEASVIQDNLIPGGKLHEELSRMAGQSYNEFVRGLEGYPFWSAISDVAAEGGSVSRIEARLRAYLVRYAWAISNYHPLSILPVLGYIVSKDTEVSNIRKIVRGKEAGLPAELIEEQVVA, encoded by the coding sequence ATGCCGGTACTACGTTTGCCGAAGTTCGGAAAACCGGTGAAGTACGCATACATCACGGGGCGGGTCAGGGCGATGAAGACCAAGCTCATCCCCCACGAGATGTATCAGAGAATGCTGGGCATGGACATACCAGAGATCACGCGGTACCTGGAGGAGACCCAATACAAGGAAGAGATCGACCTGATGGCCAAGGACCACTCCGGAGCGGAGCTGGTGGAGTTCGCCACCTTCGCAAACCTGGCAAAGACCTACAGGAAACTCCTGGACGTCTCGATAGATGAACCTCAGTTCCTCATTCTGGAGTACCTGAGGCGCTGGGACATCTGGAACATAAAGACGATACTCCGAGGCAAGTTCTACGGAGCCAGCGAGGAGGAGATCACCAAGTACCTGGTCCCCGCCGGCGAGCTGGATATGGAGTTTCTGGAGGGTCTCGTCAAGAAGGAGCGGGTCGAGGAGGTAATCTCTGCCTTCGACGGTACCGATTACTACGAGGCTCTGGCCCACTACGATGGACAGATGCTCTCCTCGGTGGAGAACGCCCTGGACAAGCTTTACTACTTCCGGATGGAGCGCGCTGTCGGCGGAACCCTCTCCGTAGGAGGAGGTCTACTGCTGAAGTACGTCCGAAAGGAGATAGACGTCAAGAACCTGGTCACCCTCTTCCGGATGAACAAAGCCGGGATCGAGGCAAGCGTAATACAGGATAACCTGATCCCCGGGGGAAAGCTCCACGAAGAGCTGAGCCGGATGGCGGGCCAATCCTACAACGAGTTCGTCAGGGGTCTTGAGGGCTATCCCTTCTGGAGCGCCATATCGGACGTAGCAGCCGAAGGAGGCAGTGTGAGCAGGATAGAGGCGAGGCTGCGGGCATACCTGGTGAGGTACGCCTGGGCGATATCAAACTATCATCCGCTATCCATCCTTCCGGTGCTGGGTTACATCGTCAGCAAGGACACCGAGGTCTCCAACATCAGGAAGATCGTCCGAGGCAAGGAGGCGGGACTTCCCGCTGAACTCATCGAAGAACAGGTGGTGGCGTAA
- a CDS encoding V-type ATP synthase subunit E, with translation MALDAVVEDILATSKSKVAEINAETEQEVARILNEARARAAEIKSEKEGEADSAVEALERRVLSSAHLQVKRAELNVRKDLMEETRSKLVEAVSKLPAKENENLIKEIVKSYNLKGMKVKSSKKDETFVSSLAPNFAGTVDTVGGVVIESEDGSMSYDHTYETLASEAFSKSMKDVSKILFG, from the coding sequence ATGGCACTAGACGCAGTCGTAGAGGACATCCTTGCCACCAGCAAGAGCAAGGTCGCGGAGATCAACGCCGAGACCGAGCAAGAGGTGGCGAGGATACTTAATGAAGCCAGAGCACGTGCCGCGGAGATCAAGTCCGAGAAAGAGGGGGAGGCAGACAGCGCTGTAGAGGCTCTCGAGCGGAGAGTTCTGTCGAGCGCGCATCTTCAGGTGAAGAGGGCGGAGCTGAACGTCCGCAAGGATCTCATGGAGGAGACTCGTTCGAAGCTGGTGGAGGCGGTATCGAAGCTTCCGGCTAAGGAGAACGAGAACCTCATCAAGGAGATCGTCAAGTCCTACAACCTGAAGGGGATGAAGGTCAAGTCCAGCAAAAAGGACGAGACCTTCGTCTCTTCTCTTGCCCCCAACTTTGCCGGGACTGTGGACACCGTCGGCGGCGTCGTGATAGAGAGCGAAGATGGATCGATGAGCTACGATCACACCTACGAAACTCTGGCGAGCGAAGCATTCAGCAAGTCCATGAAAGACGTCTCCAAGATCCTGTTTGGGTGA
- a CDS encoding ATPase: protein MAVETITDGGVLYGLLAVGAGLATGLAGIGAGVGEQGIGAAVVGVVAEEPGFLGKGLFLMLLPETLIIFGLAVSLILMFAWTPFA from the coding sequence ATGGCAGTAGAGACTATAACTGATGGTGGAGTGCTGTACGGACTTCTGGCTGTTGGCGCAGGTCTTGCGACTGGACTTGCCGGTATTGGTGCGGGCGTTGGTGAGCAGGGTATCGGAGCTGCTGTGGTGGGCGTCGTGGCTGAGGAGCCCGGCTTCCTGGGCAAGGGTCTCTTCCTGATGCTTCTGCCCGAGACCCTTATCATCTTCGGCCTTGCTGTTTCACTGATCCTGATGTTCGCCTGGACGCCCTTCGCGTGA
- a CDS encoding V-type ATP synthase subunit I, whose amino-acid sequence MCRVVVAGSNKVIEPVIEKLHELNLLHLVNYSGADEAFGMGKPLGKSSEYAEQLIKLRSIERYLGITDKMPDKQFPESQVLSQIDGILDNVGDDVIATAERIAEIENEVKIKQDQAKALKPLAGLTLDMELLHGYSSLAAFVGTAASPVEADVSKVSYVNEVFTSTSGGTNAVAVFVPVEKAGEVSGVLSEHGFSEISVPRGMTGTIAGAISTLESDSKRLEGEEAPLQKKLNDIRAQHEDLILAIDEHLSIKAQKAESPLRFASTDNAFVIDGWVPTDQFEALKGEIESVAGGRVQVERLDASEADKLVEAGEDIPTKLNNPGVVKPFELITRLFAIPEYKEYDPTPLIFVFFPLMFGLILGDVAYGLIVFIVMMMLRRKFRTPGWQSLINIVTISSIWAIIFGIVFGEIFGPLGLWDYIFSGAHYTGLLGTVADPHHVGVDFGSGFYGPLGRIGPEIGSFAGGVFPMYRLATASVLVLIGVSLFIGIVHTGIGSILGVKNELAYGEKRHAYYERLPVLLFQVFFGLGLLGLIAGGLGHPLVLLSAAVIVISIIMMVRGPEGVMGATHIPFFVSNLISYLRLLAIGLASVGVAFAANQLGFYVLMPMLSGGAHDGFTTIAIVVGIVVLIMVHFINLLLGILSPFMHPLRLHYVEMFTKFYSAHGGGVEYSPFGRVRRFLRD is encoded by the coding sequence ATGTGTCGTGTTGTCGTCGCCGGGTCGAATAAGGTAATAGAACCTGTCATAGAGAAGCTCCACGAGCTCAACCTGCTGCACCTCGTCAACTATTCTGGCGCTGATGAGGCCTTCGGGATGGGCAAGCCCCTGGGAAAGTCGTCTGAATACGCCGAACAGCTGATTAAGCTCCGGTCCATCGAGAGGTACCTCGGGATCACTGACAAGATGCCTGACAAGCAGTTCCCCGAGTCTCAGGTCCTCTCCCAGATCGACGGAATCCTCGATAACGTCGGAGACGACGTCATCGCCACCGCCGAGCGGATCGCTGAGATCGAGAACGAAGTCAAGATCAAGCAGGATCAGGCCAAGGCTTTGAAGCCCCTGGCGGGGCTGACCCTCGATATGGAGCTTCTCCACGGCTACAGCTCCCTGGCGGCCTTCGTGGGGACCGCAGCATCCCCCGTCGAGGCGGACGTCTCCAAGGTCTCCTACGTCAATGAGGTCTTCACCTCCACCTCCGGCGGCACCAACGCCGTGGCAGTATTCGTCCCGGTGGAGAAGGCCGGGGAGGTCTCGGGGGTTCTCTCTGAGCATGGTTTCTCTGAGATATCCGTACCCCGGGGAATGACCGGAACCATCGCCGGTGCCATAAGCACCCTCGAGTCCGACTCCAAGAGGCTGGAGGGGGAGGAGGCGCCGCTCCAGAAGAAGCTGAACGACATCAGGGCCCAGCACGAGGACCTGATCCTGGCCATCGACGAGCACCTCTCCATCAAGGCCCAGAAAGCGGAGTCGCCCCTGAGGTTCGCCTCCACCGACAACGCCTTCGTCATCGACGGCTGGGTTCCGACGGACCAGTTCGAGGCGCTGAAGGGGGAGATCGAGAGCGTTGCAGGTGGACGGGTCCAGGTTGAGAGGCTGGACGCCTCCGAGGCCGATAAGCTGGTGGAGGCGGGGGAGGACATTCCCACAAAGCTGAACAACCCCGGCGTAGTGAAGCCCTTCGAGCTGATCACCCGCCTCTTCGCGATCCCCGAGTACAAGGAGTACGATCCGACGCCTCTGATATTCGTCTTCTTCCCGCTGATGTTCGGGCTGATCTTGGGCGACGTGGCGTACGGCCTGATAGTATTCATCGTGATGATGATGCTCCGGCGAAAGTTCAGGACTCCCGGCTGGCAGTCTCTGATCAACATCGTCACCATATCGAGCATATGGGCGATAATATTCGGGATCGTCTTCGGCGAGATATTCGGTCCGCTCGGATTGTGGGACTACATCTTCAGTGGTGCCCACTATACGGGGCTCCTGGGGACGGTGGCTGACCCGCATCACGTCGGCGTCGACTTTGGCTCTGGCTTCTACGGTCCCCTCGGGAGGATAGGTCCCGAGATCGGCAGCTTCGCTGGCGGGGTCTTCCCCATGTACAGGCTGGCGACGGCCTCTGTTCTGGTTTTGATCGGCGTAAGCCTCTTCATAGGCATCGTCCACACAGGGATTGGTTCCATCCTGGGCGTCAAGAACGAGCTCGCCTATGGCGAGAAGAGACATGCCTACTATGAGAGGCTCCCCGTGCTCCTCTTCCAGGTATTCTTCGGCCTCGGCCTCCTGGGATTGATCGCCGGGGGCTTGGGCCACCCGTTGGTGCTCCTCAGCGCGGCAGTGATCGTCATATCCATCATCATGATGGTCAGGGGACCTGAAGGGGTCATGGGCGCGACTCACATACCGTTCTTTGTGAGCAACCTGATATCCTACCTGCGACTTCTGGCCATTGGCCTCGCGTCGGTGGGCGTCGCCTTCGCTGCCAACCAGCTCGGTTTCTACGTCTTGATGCCGATGCTCAGCGGCGGGGCGCACGATGGATTCACGACGATTGCGATCGTCGTCGGCATAGTTGTATTGATTATGGTTCACTTCATCAACCTGCTCTTGGGGATCCTCTCCCCGTTCATGCACCCTCTAAGGTTGCATTACGTCGAGATGTTCACCAAGTTCTACAGCGCGCATGGTGGTGGAGTCGAGTATTCGCCCTTCGGACGTGTCCGAAGGTTCTTGAGAGACTGA
- the ahaH gene encoding ATP synthase archaeal subunit H, with product MTRHEILSKIKQAEADAQASIERAQQERDKRIADATAEATNIVRTAEAEAQQYFEKRLADAEKGVQSKKQAIIDDGMKKVNVMKSGASGKVNAAVEHLLKEFMGLLHA from the coding sequence ATGACTAGACACGAGATCTTATCGAAGATCAAGCAAGCGGAAGCCGATGCTCAAGCCAGCATCGAGCGGGCCCAACAAGAGCGAGACAAGCGAATCGCCGATGCCACTGCCGAAGCAACGAACATTGTGAGGACCGCCGAGGCTGAAGCCCAGCAGTACTTTGAGAAGCGTCTTGCCGATGCTGAGAAGGGGGTTCAGTCGAAGAAGCAGGCGATCATCGACGACGGCATGAAAAAGGTCAATGTAATGAAGAGCGGCGCCAGCGGCAAGGTGAACGCTGCAGTCGAACATCTACTGAAGGAGTTTATGGGGTTGTTGCATGCTTAG
- a CDS encoding RuBisCO large subunit C-terminal-like domain-containing protein, whose translation MEVIAKYYVETDLPIEKAAEAIAAEQSTGTWTEVERERLASDLAARVVRAEGNFAYVAFPEELFEAGNIPQYLSVVAGNLFGLGALKKVRLLDVIFPQRLVEAHRGPRFGIKEARKILGVFDRPLVGTIIKPKVGLSPKDTAEVAGQAVRGGLDLIKDDETLTDQSFCPIDERVEAVMAELSKVEDETGKKAFYAVNVTSGAEEILERAEEVVGRGANMVMVDVLTTGFSAVEVLARGVKVPIHVHRTMHGAFTRDRRHGISMLPISRLVRMAGGTNLHTGSYLGKMAGDREENDSCRDALREEWYGLRPVFPVASGGVHPGMVRPNLDGYGTDCIIQAGGGVHGHPSGTTAGATAMVQAVEAWVAGVTTEEYARSHKELDAALKFWSR comes from the coding sequence ATGGAAGTCATAGCGAAATATTATGTCGAGACCGACCTTCCGATCGAGAAGGCCGCCGAGGCTATAGCCGCCGAGCAGTCCACCGGGACCTGGACCGAGGTGGAGCGGGAGAGGCTCGCATCGGACCTCGCCGCCCGGGTCGTCCGGGCGGAGGGGAACTTCGCGTACGTCGCCTTCCCCGAAGAGCTCTTCGAGGCCGGGAACATCCCCCAGTACCTGTCGGTCGTCGCCGGGAACCTCTTCGGCCTCGGCGCCCTGAAGAAGGTCAGGCTCCTGGACGTAATCTTCCCCCAGAGGCTCGTCGAAGCCCACCGGGGGCCGAGGTTCGGGATAAAGGAGGCGAGGAAGATCCTGGGGGTCTTCGACCGGCCCCTGGTGGGGACGATCATAAAGCCGAAGGTCGGCCTCAGCCCCAAAGATACGGCGGAGGTGGCGGGGCAGGCGGTGAGGGGCGGCCTCGACCTGATCAAGGACGACGAGACCCTGACGGACCAGTCCTTCTGCCCCATCGACGAGAGGGTGGAGGCGGTGATGGCGGAGCTCTCCAAGGTGGAGGACGAGACGGGGAAGAAGGCCTTCTACGCCGTCAACGTCACCTCCGGCGCCGAGGAGATCCTGGAGCGGGCGGAGGAGGTCGTCGGTCGCGGCGCCAACATGGTGATGGTCGACGTCCTCACCACCGGCTTCTCGGCGGTGGAGGTCCTGGCCCGGGGGGTGAAGGTACCGATCCACGTCCACAGGACGATGCACGGCGCCTTCACCCGGGATAGGCGTCATGGGATATCGATGCTCCCCATATCGAGGCTCGTCCGGATGGCCGGAGGGACGAACCTCCATACCGGAAGCTACCTCGGCAAGATGGCCGGGGACCGGGAGGAGAATGACAGCTGCAGAGACGCCCTCCGGGAGGAGTGGTACGGCCTCCGCCCCGTCTTCCCCGTCGCCTCCGGCGGAGTCCATCCTGGGATGGTCCGCCCGAACCTGGATGGATACGGCACCGACTGCATAATCCAGGCCGGCGGGGGGGTTCACGGCCATCCCTCCGGGACCACGGCTGGCGCGACGGCTATGGTCCAGGCGGTGGAGGCCTGGGTGGCCGGGGTCACCACGGAGGAGTACGCCAGGAGTCACAAAGAGCTGGATGCGGCGTTGAAGTTCTGGTCCCGCTGA
- the fbp gene encoding fructose-1,6-bisphosphate aldolase/phosphatase, whose translation MTKITISLIKADVGGWPGHATVHPALKETAESVLSQEKAKGEIIDFKVMSVGDDLQLMMTHQRGVDNAEIHGLAWEVMCKATEKAKELKLYGAGQDLLCDAFCGNIKGMGPGVAEMEFEERAAEPVVAFMMDKTEPGAFNLPIFRIFADPFNTAGLVIDPSIHQGFVFEVWDIMEHKKVMMDSPEEMYDILALIGAKSRYVIKRVYPKAGKLPEDEPAAVVSTEKLYQTAGTYVGKDDPVALVRAQSGLPALGEVLEPFSLGHLVSGWMRGSHNGPLMPCAFEDAVCTRFDGPPRVIAAGFQIAKGMLIGPVDLFRDPAFDLTRQRVHEITDYMRRHGPFEPHRLPMEDMEYTTLPHVLKNLGERFADAD comes from the coding sequence ATGACTAAAATCACCATCAGCTTGATCAAGGCAGACGTCGGAGGATGGCCCGGCCACGCCACCGTCCACCCCGCACTGAAGGAGACCGCCGAGTCGGTCCTATCCCAGGAGAAGGCGAAAGGCGAGATCATCGACTTCAAGGTGATGTCCGTCGGCGACGACCTCCAGCTCATGATGACCCACCAGCGGGGAGTGGACAACGCCGAGATCCACGGCCTCGCCTGGGAGGTGATGTGCAAGGCGACGGAGAAGGCGAAGGAGCTGAAGCTCTACGGCGCGGGCCAAGACCTCCTCTGCGACGCCTTCTGCGGAAACATCAAGGGGATGGGGCCGGGAGTCGCCGAGATGGAGTTTGAAGAGAGGGCGGCCGAGCCGGTCGTCGCCTTCATGATGGACAAGACGGAGCCGGGGGCCTTCAACCTCCCGATCTTCAGGATATTCGCCGACCCCTTCAACACCGCAGGCCTCGTCATCGACCCCAGCATCCACCAGGGGTTCGTCTTCGAGGTCTGGGACATCATGGAGCACAAGAAGGTGATGATGGACTCCCCCGAGGAGATGTACGACATCCTCGCCCTCATCGGCGCCAAGAGCAGGTACGTCATCAAGAGGGTCTACCCCAAGGCGGGGAAGCTCCCCGAGGACGAGCCCGCCGCCGTCGTCAGCACCGAGAAGCTCTACCAGACCGCCGGGACCTACGTCGGAAAGGACGACCCCGTCGCCCTGGTCAGAGCGCAGTCGGGGCTCCCCGCCCTCGGGGAGGTCTTGGAGCCCTTCTCCCTCGGCCACCTCGTCAGCGGCTGGATGAGGGGGAGCCACAACGGCCCCCTGATGCCCTGCGCCTTCGAGGACGCCGTCTGCACCAGGTTCGACGGCCCCCCCCGGGTCATAGCCGCCGGGTTCCAGATCGCGAAAGGGATGCTGATCGGCCCCGTCGACCTCTTCCGGGACCCCGCCTTCGACCTGACGAGGCAGAGGGTTCACGAGATCACCGATTACATGCGCCGCCACGGCCCCTTCGAGCCCCACCGCCTGCCGATGGAGGATATGGAGTACACCACCCTCCCCCACGTCCTCAAGAACCTGGGGGAGAGGTTCGCGGACGCCGATTGA
- a CDS encoding 4Fe-4S binding protein translates to MGSSTEPEETGAPAPAGGAGGEAEGGKPTLGKRKKRRLKVAHPERCIGCLSCMFACSRINAGRASPDRSAIKVKTQGGLEGDFAVVVCRACTDPPCARACPTGALVRREGGGVLLNRELCQGCGACAEACLIRAISQDDEGQTVCCKHCGACVAFCPHGVLEMEEVEEWTGGL, encoded by the coding sequence TTGGGATCGTCGACAGAACCCGAAGAGACGGGGGCCCCAGCGCCGGCGGGGGGGGCCGGAGGCGAGGCGGAAGGGGGAAAGCCCACTTTGGGGAAGAGGAAGAAGCGGAGGCTGAAGGTCGCCCACCCGGAGAGGTGCATAGGATGCCTCTCCTGCATGTTCGCCTGCAGCAGGATCAACGCCGGCCGGGCGTCCCCGGACCGGAGCGCCATCAAAGTCAAGACCCAGGGGGGGCTCGAAGGGGACTTCGCCGTCGTCGTCTGCCGCGCCTGCACGGACCCCCCCTGCGCCAGGGCCTGCCCCACGGGGGCCCTCGTCCGGAGGGAGGGGGGCGGGGTCCTCCTGAATAGGGAGCTATGCCAGGGATGCGGCGCCTGCGCCGAAGCCTGCCTCATCAGGGCCATATCCCAGGACGACGAGGGGCAGACGGTCTGCTGCAAGCACTGTGGCGCCTGCGTCGCCTTCTGCCCCCACGGAGTCCTGGAGATGGAAGAGGTGGAGGAATGGACGGGAGGCTTGTAG